Proteins from a genomic interval of Lycium ferocissimum isolate CSIRO_LF1 chromosome 2, AGI_CSIRO_Lferr_CH_V1, whole genome shotgun sequence:
- the LOC132046487 gene encoding agamous-like MADS-box protein TM6 — protein MGRGKIEIKKIENSTNRQVTYSKRRNGIFKKAKELTVLCDAKISLIMLSSTRKFHEYTSPNTTTKKMIDQYQSTLGVDIWSTHYEKMQENLKRLKEINNKLRREIRQRTGEDMSGLNLQELCHLQESITESVAEIRERKYHVIKNQTDTCKKRVRNFEERHGNLVLDLEAKCEDPKYGVVENEEHYNSAVAFANGVHNLYAFRLQSVHPNLQNDGGFGSRDLSLS, from the exons atgggTCGTGGAAAAATTGAGATCAAGAAGATTGAAAACTCGACAAACAGACAGGTCACTTActccaagagaagaaatggtaTTTTCAAGAAAGCTAAAGAACTTACTGTTCTTTGTGATGCAAAGATCTCTCTCATTATGCTCTCTAGCACCAGGAAATTCCATGAGTACACCAGCCCTAACACTAC GACAAAAAAGATGATAGATCAATATCAGAGTACACTTGGAGTTGATATTTGGAGCACTCACTACGAG AAAATGCAAGAGAACTTGAAGAGATTGAAAGAGATCAATAACAAGCTAAGAAGAGAGATAAG GCAGAGAACAGGGGAAGACATGAGCGGGCTCAATTTGCAGGAACTTTGCCACTTGCAGGAGAGCATCACTGAATCTGTAGCTGAGATACGTGAAAGAAAG TACCACGTGATCAAGAATCAAACAGACACCTGCAAGAAGAGG GTGAGGAACTTCGAAGAGCGACATGGAAACCTCGTACTTGACTTG GAAGCAAAATGTGAAGATCCAAAGTATGGTGTAGTGGAGAATGAGGAACACTACAACTCTGCTGTGGCATTTGCCAATGGTGTACACAACCTTTATGCGTTTCGCCTACAATCGGTTCACCCCAATCTTCAAAATGATGGTGGATTTGGTTCTCGTGATCTAAGTCTCTCTTGA
- the LOC132046491 gene encoding aldehyde dehydrogenase family 3 member F1-like isoform X1 encodes MNGVHEDMLGEVRKTFRSGRTRGVAWRKAQLQALLKLLTEKEDEIFEALKQDVGKHPVEAYRDEVGVAKKSATLALRCFEKWMAPQKGRIPLAFFPARGAVVSEPLGVVLIFASWNFPISLALDPVIGAISAGNAIVLKPSELAPKCSSFLANTIPLYMDPEAIRVVEGGKVVAEQLLQLKWDKIFFTGSPQVGRIIMSAAAKHLTPVTLELGGKCPAIFDTLSNSSDLQVAVKRIAGGKWGACNGQACIGIDYVLVETQFASVLIELLKKFIKKFYGENLKTLENLARIVNKHHFDRVHNLLKDPKVAASVVYGGSVDEENMVIEPTILLNPPLDTDIMTEEIFGPLLPIITLNNIEESIQFINSREKPLAIYAFTKNDSLKEKILQETSSGSLTFNDAVIQFLCDTLPFGGVGQSGFGRYHGKFSFDTFSHEKAVLHRSFLIELEPRYPPWNNFKMEFVRLAYNYDYIGLVLLLLGLRGIFRTNRRQ; translated from the exons ATGAATGGAGTTCATGAAGATATGTTAGGTGAAGTGAGAAAAACATTCAGGAGTGGAAGAACAAGAGGTGTTGCATGGAGAAAAGCACAACTTCAAGCCCTTCTTAAGCTCCTTACTGAAAAAGAAGATGAGATCTTTGAAGCACTTAAACAAGATGTTGGAAAACACCCTGTTGAAGCTTATCGTGATGAA GTTGGTGTGGCGAAGAAATCAGCTACCCTTGCTTTGCGCTGTTTTGAGAAGTGGATGGCCCCTCAAAAG GGCCGAATACCATTAGCTTTCTTTCCTGCAAGAGGGGCAGTAGTATCAGAGCCACTGGGAGTGGTGCTCATATTTGCATCCTGGAATTTTCCCATCT CCCTGGCTTTAGATCCGGTGATTGGAGCAATTTCTGCTGGAAACGCAATTGTCCTCAAACCTTCAGAACTAGCACCAAAATGCTCCTCTTTTCTAGCCAATACAATACCTCTTTACATGGATCCAGAAGCTATTAGAGTTGTTGAAGGGGGAAAAGTCGTAGCAGAACAACTATTGCAGCTCAAATGGGATAAGATATTTTTTACAG GTAGTCCACAAGTTGGGCGCATTATAATGTCAGCAGCTGCGAAGCACTTAACACCTGTAACTCTAGAGCTGGGTGGAAAATGTCCTGCCATCTTTGACACACTATCTAATTCCTCTGATTTACAG GTGGCTGTCAAGAGGATAGCAGGTGGAAAGTGGGGAGCATGCAATGGACAAGCATGCATAGGAATCGACTATGTGCTCGTGGAAACACAATTTGCTTCAGTTCTG ATCGAACTATTGAAGAAGTTCATCAAGAAATTTTATGGTGAAAACCTGAAAACTTTGGAAAATCTCGCCAGAATCGTGAACAAGCACCACTTTGATAGAGTACACAATCTTCTCAAAGATCCGAAAGTTGCAGCATCCGTTGTTTATGGAGGCTCAGTAGATGAGGAAAACAT GGTTATTGAGCCAACAATCTTGTTGAATCCGCCTCTTGACACTGATATCATGACTGAAGAAATATTTGGCCCATTGCTTCCAATCATCACA CTGAATAATATTGAAGAAAGCATTCAGTTCATAAACTCGAGGGAAAAACCTCTTGCAATATATGCATTTACCAAGAATGATTCGTTGAAGGAGAAGATCTTGCAGGAAACATCTTCCGGAAGTTTGACTTTCAATGATGCTGTAATTCAG TTTCTATGTGACACATTACCATTCGGAGGCGTTGGTCAGAGTGGTTTCGGACGTTACCATGGGAAGTTCTCTTTTGACACGTTCAGTCATGAAAAAGCAGTTCTACATAGGAGCTTCTTAATTGAGTTGGAACCAAGGTATCCTCCATGGAATAATTTCAAGATGGAGTTTGTCAGATTGGCTTACAACTATGACTACATTGGTCTTGTACTGCTCTTGCTGGGGTTGAGAGGAATATTCAGAACAAATCGAAGGCAGTAG
- the LOC132046491 gene encoding aldehyde dehydrogenase family 3 member F1-like isoform X2, giving the protein MEDTQVGVAKKSATLALRCFEKWMAPQKGRIPLAFFPARGAVVSEPLGVVLIFASWNFPISLALDPVIGAISAGNAIVLKPSELAPKCSSFLANTIPLYMDPEAIRVVEGGKVVAEQLLQLKWDKIFFTGSPQVGRIIMSAAAKHLTPVTLELGGKCPAIFDTLSNSSDLQVAVKRIAGGKWGACNGQACIGIDYVLVETQFASVLIELLKKFIKKFYGENLKTLENLARIVNKHHFDRVHNLLKDPKVAASVVYGGSVDEENMVIEPTILLNPPLDTDIMTEEIFGPLLPIITLNNIEESIQFINSREKPLAIYAFTKNDSLKEKILQETSSGSLTFNDAVIQFLCDTLPFGGVGQSGFGRYHGKFSFDTFSHEKAVLHRSFLIELEPRYPPWNNFKMEFVRLAYNYDYIGLVLLLLGLRGIFRTNRRQ; this is encoded by the exons ATGGAAGACACGCAG GTTGGTGTGGCGAAGAAATCAGCTACCCTTGCTTTGCGCTGTTTTGAGAAGTGGATGGCCCCTCAAAAG GGCCGAATACCATTAGCTTTCTTTCCTGCAAGAGGGGCAGTAGTATCAGAGCCACTGGGAGTGGTGCTCATATTTGCATCCTGGAATTTTCCCATCT CCCTGGCTTTAGATCCGGTGATTGGAGCAATTTCTGCTGGAAACGCAATTGTCCTCAAACCTTCAGAACTAGCACCAAAATGCTCCTCTTTTCTAGCCAATACAATACCTCTTTACATGGATCCAGAAGCTATTAGAGTTGTTGAAGGGGGAAAAGTCGTAGCAGAACAACTATTGCAGCTCAAATGGGATAAGATATTTTTTACAG GTAGTCCACAAGTTGGGCGCATTATAATGTCAGCAGCTGCGAAGCACTTAACACCTGTAACTCTAGAGCTGGGTGGAAAATGTCCTGCCATCTTTGACACACTATCTAATTCCTCTGATTTACAG GTGGCTGTCAAGAGGATAGCAGGTGGAAAGTGGGGAGCATGCAATGGACAAGCATGCATAGGAATCGACTATGTGCTCGTGGAAACACAATTTGCTTCAGTTCTG ATCGAACTATTGAAGAAGTTCATCAAGAAATTTTATGGTGAAAACCTGAAAACTTTGGAAAATCTCGCCAGAATCGTGAACAAGCACCACTTTGATAGAGTACACAATCTTCTCAAAGATCCGAAAGTTGCAGCATCCGTTGTTTATGGAGGCTCAGTAGATGAGGAAAACAT GGTTATTGAGCCAACAATCTTGTTGAATCCGCCTCTTGACACTGATATCATGACTGAAGAAATATTTGGCCCATTGCTTCCAATCATCACA CTGAATAATATTGAAGAAAGCATTCAGTTCATAAACTCGAGGGAAAAACCTCTTGCAATATATGCATTTACCAAGAATGATTCGTTGAAGGAGAAGATCTTGCAGGAAACATCTTCCGGAAGTTTGACTTTCAATGATGCTGTAATTCAG TTTCTATGTGACACATTACCATTCGGAGGCGTTGGTCAGAGTGGTTTCGGACGTTACCATGGGAAGTTCTCTTTTGACACGTTCAGTCATGAAAAAGCAGTTCTACATAGGAGCTTCTTAATTGAGTTGGAACCAAGGTATCCTCCATGGAATAATTTCAAGATGGAGTTTGTCAGATTGGCTTACAACTATGACTACATTGGTCTTGTACTGCTCTTGCTGGGGTTGAGAGGAATATTCAGAACAAATCGAAGGCAGTAG